The segment ATAATAGCCCCACCTAAGTTTTATCTTAGGTGGGGCTATTATTTGGAGTATATGGAAATTCTCTATCCCTTACAATTTGAAGTGGGTTAGATATGTTTTGACACCGACATGATGATGACATGTCGGTGTCATGATGAGATCATGATACCGATATGTTCTCTTCTTAATCCAGAAGTAGAGAAGGTTTTTATGAATTAAGTTTGAGGATATCTTGTATGGGTGAATTGTGTTAATCACAAACTAAAAGTCCTGCTACAAAGCTGGAGGGCACTGAAAAAGTCTCCGTTTTAGATGGGTACTAACAAAAGAATAATCTGGTAAAAGAAAATATTTTCTTTTACCAGATTTTCTTTTAAAAGCTCACGGATTGTTTTTGGGACACAAAACAGTCTTTTATTTAGGCTATAATAGGTTCTATTTACGATAAAAAAGCACTACTCCTTAGTAAATCACATATTCAATTTGAGTATTCGCTTTAAATTCACAACGAAAATAGCCATCGCTCCTTGCATTTGCATATTTTTAATGCCATAGGAAGAGGCTCTGCCATATCCGTGTACATTTTTCAGTTCACTATTCTTAGCTTCAATTTTATATCTGTGTTTTGACTTCTCTCTAAAGTAATCTGATTCCTGAAAAGTCATTTGATCTCTGTGCTCATCAGATTTAATGGTTACAGCATAAGTTTTAGACTTTGCCCCAGGCTTATAACAACCATCTTTAAGAGCACAAGTTTTACATTTTTCAATATCAAAAAGGTATGTATAAGTTTGATTTTTACCACTGTTCTTTTTCCCTTGACGTGCTTTTCTAATAGCTAAGTGACCAGCTGGGCATACGAACATTCCTGCATCCTTATTGTAGTCAAACTTATCTTCTTGCTTCCTATGACCTTGAGTAATCCCTGGATTCAATTTGGCAACAACTTTTATACCTTGTTCATTTGCTAATTTTAAAATTTTCCTTTCCTGAATATGCGGTATCACCAATAATTGTGTTGACTTGAATTCCATTTTGCTTGCTTATCTTTAATAATTCTGGAAGCTGGGGACCATCTCCCTTTTCTGCTGAGGTGATGGTTGCTGCCGTAATAATTCGTTCTTCTGTTATGGCTATATGAGTTTTGAATCCAAAGAATGAGGAGTCAGAACTTTTATGACCTGTCCGTGCATCAGTATCTTTAGATAACGTATAATGATCTTTTGTGTCTTCAATTGCTTCTTTTAATAGATTGAGCTTCTCCTTAACCTTGGGCAATGAGCTCAATGCAAGATCTGATCCTATTTCCTTTTCAAGCTTATCACAATAATCAAGTTCACTTGATAAATCATTGTTTTCATTCTTTGGGGGTAAACTTCCTTGCTTTACTTGATTTACGGAATAAACGACCTTGCGAACTTGTTTAGCTCGTTCTTTAAGAACATCTATTGGTGAGATTGGATTGGAGCGGGAAAGTGTATGGGTAGCGTCTACAATAATGGACTTAGATTGAATAATACCTTTTTCAATAGCTATGGAAACAGTCTTGCTTATCAATAAATTGAGTAGGTCTATATCTTTTAAACGAAGCTTCCTAAATTTAGTAAGCGAGCTGGGATTGATAACTTCATCCTCTGGAGTCATTTCTAGAAAGTATTTAAAGGACATATCATAACCAGAGCGCTCTACTACATCGACATCAGAGATATTATAGATAGTTTTGAGTAGTAAGTATTTGAACATACGGATGGGACTTTCCGCATTTCTACCATTATTATGGCAATACTTTTCGACTAGCTCATCATAAACAAAAGTAAAATCGATTAGCTCATTTATTTTACGAAGTAAATTGTCTTTAGGAATTACTAAATCGTACAAATCTGAATATGAGCTTAGCTGAAGTTTTTGTTGTTGTACTAATATATAAGTGCTTGAATATTACACTTAAAGATACAAAAAAACAGCAGATAACGGGTAATCAAACCAATGTATTTGCTGCTTTTTTAAAGACTTAATTCATAAGGACTTTTTCAGTGCCCTCCAAAGCTGTGGCAGGACTTTTATCTATTAATTATTTCCTATAATTTATAATTCTGAATCTCCTTCAATATATTGTTCTAAAAAGAAATGCTCACCATCAAATACTGCATAGGAAAAATAGTTTATCCAATCTCCTAAAATAGTAGCTCTTGTTGTTCTGGAGAGCATTAAATCTAGCATAATATGTCTATGCCCATAAATAAAGAAGTTGATATTAGGGTGTTCTTTTAAGTAGTCTTTCGTGTAGCGTATTAAAAACTCTTTGTTTTCACCCATAAATTCAGGGTCTTTTCCATTGACTCTTTTTTCTCTACTGTGCTTGGCCCAGTTTAATCCAAAATTCAGTCCCCATCTAGGGTGTATCGCAGAAAAACATTTTTGTAGAAACTTGTTATGAAACATCTTTCGGAGGAATTGGAACCCTTTATCTGGGTCTCCTAGTCCATCTCCGTGAGCTAGATAGAATATCTTACCATTAATTTCAGTAGTAAAAGGTTCTCTATGCATTATGACTCCACATTCTTTTTCAAAATAATCATTACACCAAATGTCATGATTACCTATAAAATAATGTACTTCGACACCACTATCTGTTAGCTCAGAAATTTTCCCTAAAAATCTAGTAAAGCCTTTGGGTACTGCATATTTATATTCAAACCAAAAATCAAACATATCTCCTAAGAGATATATTGCTGAGGCTTTATCTTTTATTTCATCAAGAAATCGTACTAATTTTCGTTCTTGAGTTCTTCCGTGTTTTATAGCTCTCGAACCTAAATGAGCGTCAGATAAGAAGTATACACTTTTCATTCTTGACCAAATTATATTGAATTAAAGAAAACCTAGTTCAAGAAGAGCTTCCTCACTCATCATATCTCTATTCCATTCAGGTTCAAATGTTAAGTCTATTTTTACAGATTTAACTCCTTCTATAGATTCCACTTTTTGGTGAACATCTTCTAAAATAAAGTCTACGGCAGGGCAATTAGGAGCAGTTAGTGTCATTGTGATAACTACATCTAAGTCGTCTGAAACATTGATTTCATAAATTAGGCCCAGATCGTAGATGTTTACTGGGATCTCAGGGTCATATACTGTTTTTATTCTTTGAACTATTCTTTGTTCTATTTCAAATTTAGTTGTCATAATCTTATAATCTAAGTTAGTGTGGCAAAGCTAAAGATTTTCTTATTAAGGAACACTTTAGTTTAGTAAAAAGTTTATGGACGTATTTTCTATCTTTGTGAAAATAGAGGCTGTTGTTCTTTCAATTAAAGAATACCTTTGTCGGCAAAGCTATAATAATTTCCATCGGTGATGATAAGATGATCGATAAGTAAAATATTCATAACTAGACTAGCTTCTTTGATTTTTTGTGTAAGTTGTTTGTCGCTAATGCTGGGCTGTGTGTTTCCTGAGGGGTGATTGTGGATAAGTACAAGCTGAGTAGCTCTGTGTACTAAAGCCTCTCTTAAAATAGATCTAACATCGGCATAAGTTCCATCAATGCCACCTCTACTAATTTGTGTGTGTTTAATGATTCTACAAGCTTGATTTAAAAGTAAAATCCAAAACTCTTCTTGAACAGCATCGCATAGAATAGGATGGAAGAGTTGGTAAATATCTGTAGAGCATCTATAAGTTTTTCTCTGGGTAGCTTCTTGGCTTTGTCGTCTATTACCTAGCTCTAAAGCCGCCTTTAGAGTCGCATATTTGGCTGCTCCTATACCATTAAAAGCCATAAATTCACTACTACTCCATTTTGCCATCTGGCTTAAGTCTTCGTTGCAGTGAAGTACCATTTTTCGAGCTAGCTCTACGGCACTTTCATCTTTATTTCCCGAACCTAGTAATAATGCGATAAGTTCTACTGTAGTTAATTGTTCTGCACCTTGGTTTATTAGTTTTTCACGAGGACGATCCTCTTCTGCCCATTGATGCATTGTTAGTTTGATAGGGCTAGTCATGTTTAGCTAAGGTTAATTGTGTTTATTTATAAAAACTATTCTCAAAAGCAGCAAATTCTTCTTTTTTAAGAACACATCTTCTCCACCATGCTAGTATAAATCCTGTACCATATCCTATTAGTTGTATGAAAGCAGCAGCTACTGATAATATACCAATATGAGTGCTATTATTTTTTAGTGTAGAGTCAACAAATACAAGAATACTATATATGATGAGAGGTAATATGGCCCAAGGATAGAATAAAGCTCCTATTAAAAAGAAACAAGTAAAGATCGTAAATAGAGCAGGCAGAGTATGAACGAGTTTCAAAGACTCAGGATATCTTTTGTAAAGATTTATTCGTGCGATACCAGAGTTATGCACTTGTTTGAAGAAACGTTTTAGGTTAGTTCTTCTTTTGTGATAAACCCATGCACCAGCTATATATCGACAATCGTATCCTCCTTTGAAAATTCGAATACTGAAATCAATGTCTTCACCAAATCTCATTTTTGAAAACCCTCCTAAAGCGAGATAAACTTCTTTTTTTATCCCCATATTAAAGCTTCTTGGATAAAATTTGTCCATTTGTTTTTTTCCTCCCCGTATGCCTCCAGTGGTGAAGAAGGAGGTCATTGCATAGTTAATTGCTTTTTGAATGGGTGTAAAAGAGCTATGAGCACAATCAGGGCCTCCAAAA is part of the Bacteroides coprosuis DSM 18011 genome and harbors:
- a CDS encoding hypothetical protein (KEGG: bcy:Bcer98_1656 transposase IS4 family protein~SPTR: Transposase;~manually curated~IMG reference gene:2504106253~PFAM: Transposase DDE domain; Transposase domain (DUF772)), with the translated sequence MYDLVIPKDNLLRKINELIDFTFVYDELVEKYCHNNGRNAESPIRMFKYLLLKTIYNISDVDVVERSGYDMSFKYFLEMTPEDEVINPSSLTKFRKLRLKDIDLLNLLISKTVSIAIEKGIIQSKSIIVDATHTLSRSNPISPIDVLKERAKQVRKVVYSVNQVKQGSLPPKNENNDLSSELDYCDKLEKEIGSDLALSSLPKVKEKLNLLKEAIEDTKDHYTLSKDTDARTGHKSSDSSFFGFKTHIAITEERIITAATITSAEKGDGPQLPELLKISKQNGIQVNTIIGDTAYSGKENFKLANEQGIKVVAKLNPGITQGHRKQEDKFDYNKDAGMFVCPAGHLAIRKARQGKKNSGKNQTYTYLFDIEKCKTCALKDGCYKPGAKSKTYAVTIKSDEHRDQMTFQESDYFREKSKHRYKIEAKNSELKNVHGYGRASSYGIKNMQMQGAMAIFVVNLKRILKLNM
- a CDS encoding glycosyl transferase family 2 (COGs: COG1215 Glycosyltransferase probably involved in cell wall biogenesis~InterPro IPR001173~KEGG: bfs:BF0429 putative glycosyltransferase~PFAM: Glycosyl transferase, family 2~SPTR: Putative uncharacterized protein;~IMG reference gene:2504106257~PFAM: Glycosyl transferase family 2), giving the protein MFYSIIVPVFNRPNEVDELLASLINQTYKEFEVLIIEDGSEIPCHHIVSQYNNDLDIKYYQKKNSGPGNTRNYGAERSNGDYLIILDSDCILPRTYLETIESFLKKNPIDAFGGPDCAHSSFTPIQKAINYAMTSFFTTGGIRGGKKQMDKFYPRSFNMGIKKEVYLALGGFSKMRFGEDIDFSIRIFKGGYDCRYIAGAWVYHKRRTNLKRFFKQVHNSGIARINLYKRYPESLKLVHTLPALFTIFTCFFLIGALFYPWAILPLIIYSILVFVDSTLKNNSTHIGILSVAAAFIQLIGYGTGFILAWWRRCVLKKEEFAAFENSFYK
- a CDS encoding UPF0758 protein yicR (COGs: COG2003 DNA repair protein~HAMAP: Uncharacterised protein family UPF0758, YicR subfamily~InterPro IPR022820:IPR001405~KEGG: bfr:BF0483 putative DNA repair protein~PFAM: Uncharacterised protein family UPF0758~SPTR: Putative DNA repair protein;~TIGRFAM: Uncharacterised protein family UPF0758~IMG reference gene:2504106256~PFAM: Protein of unknown function (DUF2466)~TIGRFAM: DNA repair protein radc); its protein translation is MTSPIKLTMHQWAEEDRPREKLINQGAEQLTTVELIALLLGSGNKDESAVELARKMVLHCNEDLSQMAKWSSSEFMAFNGIGAAKYATLKAALELGNRRQSQEATQRKTYRCSTDIYQLFHPILCDAVQEEFWILLLNQACRIIKHTQISRGGIDGTYADVRSILREALVHRATQLVLIHNHPSGNTQPSISDKQLTQKIKEASLVMNILLIDHLIITDGNYYSFADKGIL
- a CDS encoding metallophosphoesterase (COGs: COG2908 conserved hypothetical protein~InterPro IPR004843~KEGG: bth:BT_3697 UDP-2,3-diacylglucosamine hydrolase~PFAM: Metallo-dependent phosphatase~SPTR: Putative uncharacterized protein;~IMG reference gene:2504106254) — protein: MKSVYFLSDAHLGSRAIKHGRTQERKLVRFLDEIKDKASAIYLLGDMFDFWFEYKYAVPKGFTRFLGKISELTDSGVEVHYFIGNHDIWCNDYFEKECGVIMHREPFTTEINGKIFYLAHGDGLGDPDKGFQFLRKMFHNKFLQKCFSAIHPRWGLNFGLNWAKHSREKRVNGKDPEFMGENKEFLIRYTKDYLKEHPNINFFIYGHRHIMLDLMLSRTTRATILGDWINYFSYAVFDGEHFFLEQYIEGDSEL
- a CDS encoding protein of unknown function DUF59 (COGs: COG2151 metal-sulfur cluster biosynthetic protein~InterPro IPR002744~KEGG: bfs:BF0426 hypothetical protein~PFAM: Domain of unknown function DUF59~SPTR: Putative uncharacterized protein;~IMG reference gene:2504106255~PFAM: Domain of unknown function DUF59~TIGRFAM: FeS assembly SUF system protein), which encodes MTTKFEIEQRIVQRIKTVYDPEIPVNIYDLGLIYEINVSDDLDVVITMTLTAPNCPAVDFILEDVHQKVESIEGVKSVKIDLTFEPEWNRDMMSEEALLELGFL